The Aspergillus nidulans FGSC A4 chromosome VII nucleotide sequence GTTCGCAGCTTCCCATTCACGGAGTTCGCAAAGGAAAATAGTTGTGAGATCAAGGATGTTGTCCGAGCACTTAAAGTCACGGTTGTGGAACCTCTCTCCAAGCCATCGATACAGAAAAGCTCGACTCCTGCAGAATACGCTCAACGCGAGCCTGCGACGCTCGGTTCTGCACCTTCAattccccttcctccagtAGATCCGCAAAATAGACGTTGGATAGTATCTCGTCAACCTGGACAAACAACACCGCCATCCGCAACTTCAGGGAGCACACGGTTTAGTCCATCCAAGCGTCACCCAGGGAGAAGTCAGAAGGGAAAAGCTGCAGAGTATGTGCAGAACAACTTCAGGTTTGAGGTCTCATCCACGGCTACCTCCGAGCCCTCCATACTTCTCAAGGGTGGCCGTGGAGTCAAGAGACGCAAGACGATGGTTCCTGTTGAACAACAGATTATAAAGCAGGACGCCTATGGCAACTACGTTCCTGTCAAATCTATAACAACGGCGAGTGGTCGCTttggcgatgatggcagCAAAGAGTGCTAGCTTCATCTCGGGTACCTGCTGAACACTTCTTTGCTGATGTACTATGGATTAGCCTCCTCTCATTCTCTTTGTTAGGTATGCTTTCTGTAATCTAGCATGCACCTGGCGCGCAGCTTTTGGCTTGTGTTTACGGTAGAGGATAGATTGCTGGATGTATCAGTATAACCCTAAATTCAATAATTTTCCATCATTATCATTACCGTGCACCGGCACCAGAACAACCCTACTACACATTTTGCCTTTTGATTCACATATACTTATCTTAAAGGGCTAGTGATTTGACTGTTTACATTAACTCAGCCCAAGCAACCCGTTGAGGCTGGATGTAATCATGATGTCAGAGATCAACGGGCATATTTTCGAGGCACAACTTCTTCCAGTGCAATTGTAGTATACCTCCCGCGCAACAAAGCTTCGGCATTGAAATCTAATGCCACAACGATGCCATCCTCAACCCTTCCTCATCCCGACCAGCGAGGCGTTGAGCCGCATCCCGCACCACCccgcaacatcaacaatgatGTAGACTACGAGCCTCATCCAGAGAACTCCATATCTATTTCACCCTCGAGAGCCAAAATCCAAGAACGCATTCTTTCTCTGTACGGTGGTAGCGCCTCAGAAGACGACATGAATGTCTATGCTGAACAAGCTATCTACGATGATCCGTTCAGTTATTGTGATACCCGGTATAACTGTCCCCCATTCGCTAGTCTAGTTTGATCCACCGCATCATTCGTGAATGTCGGGAACTGATCCTTTGTAAACAGGTAC carries:
- a CDS encoding uncharacterized protein (transcript_id=CADANIAT00008904), yielding MERKRLSGVESPRPQAHENNATSNQGNRVHPSGKRVFEVFGTRNSASVKSNHSLSKKASPYTDKFFANVAEAIVRSFPFTEFAKENSCEIKDVVRALKVTVVEPLSKPSIQKSSTPAEYAQREPATLGSAPSIPLPPVDPQNRRWIVSRQPGQTTPPSATSGSTRFEVSSTATSEPSILLKGGRGVKRRKTMVPVEQQIIKQDAYGNYVPVKSITTASGRFGDDGSKEC